A window of the Thermoleophilia bacterium SCSIO 60948 genome harbors these coding sequences:
- a CDS encoding peptidase M14: MVNSGRTPSRLAISILCLVAAALLVPGAARAESLVASSFEAAEAGVADCTSGPREASDAVQIERVDAPGLGMLHARLAADSGDWDLAVFDSETGRIVAASVYPGSEEIASGFVAAPTELIVQACRASGDSESADVSVDFTPIEEPDSLARPQLVQVQTPTEADAAALAASGLDVSEHGGPVTQSVISYGPMDLEELRGLGLSYDVVDQDLLADSLEIAAEDADATAARGAAQSMPSGQQAYRHLFEYVADMKQLAKRNPKLVRMFKLKNKTYEGRPVMAIEIAANVKRKDGRPTFLQMGAHHAREWPSSEHAIEFAYQLVNGWKSGDKRIKRLMKRSRTVVVPIVNPDGFETSREAPSAMDDGRDEGDGSPEELANLALFPYEYQRKNCRLTKSAEAPGTKPRKGEGNCAQMPALGLSQFGVDPNRNYGGFWGGPGATPPGGTPPGDLAQDYRGPGPFSEPETRNVKALVSKRQVTTLITNHTFSDLVLRPPGLQAAGRPIDEKVAKRLGAAMAAENGYLNLPSYKLYDTTGGTEDWSYYATGGLGYTFEIGCSSGDPSTECPGFFHPSYADTVAQYNGTSPESGNGDGNREAYLKALAFAGKPKGHSVIKGTAPAGAKLTLQKRFKTPTSPIERANGTTGKVRYTRDHLKTKLKVRRSGRFVWDVNPSTRPLVAKEQGRRAKGKPSKPKMFSGSPADAPVPCPTAELSGPTCWSENAFTVPSGKRVDNFGAEIRAEWASPSTDWDMEVYLDGNGDGDSQDGADKLVGSSGNGVTSGDSTSEEVNVTAPVLKEGGKYVVRMVNFAATEPYEGEINFRGSPKFRPAKKERWKLTCRSGGGKSTSRVYVKRGQVKRVNLRRACG; encoded by the coding sequence TTGGTCAATTCAGGACGTACCCCCAGCCGTCTTGCAATCTCGATTCTCTGTCTCGTCGCTGCGGCACTGCTCGTGCCGGGCGCCGCGCGGGCGGAGAGTCTCGTCGCGTCCTCGTTCGAGGCGGCCGAGGCAGGGGTCGCCGACTGCACCTCCGGCCCTCGCGAGGCCAGCGACGCCGTCCAGATCGAACGCGTCGACGCGCCGGGCCTCGGGATGCTCCACGCCCGCCTCGCGGCGGACTCCGGAGACTGGGACCTCGCCGTCTTCGACTCCGAGACCGGCCGCATCGTCGCCGCCTCGGTCTACCCCGGCTCGGAGGAGATCGCCTCCGGCTTCGTGGCGGCGCCGACCGAGCTGATCGTCCAGGCCTGCCGCGCCTCCGGCGACAGCGAGAGCGCCGACGTCTCCGTCGACTTCACGCCGATCGAGGAGCCCGACTCGCTCGCCCGCCCGCAGCTCGTCCAGGTCCAGACGCCGACCGAGGCCGACGCCGCGGCGCTCGCCGCGAGCGGGCTCGACGTCTCCGAGCACGGCGGACCGGTCACCCAAAGCGTCATCTCCTACGGTCCGATGGATCTCGAGGAGCTCCGCGGGCTCGGGTTGAGCTACGACGTCGTCGACCAGGACCTGCTCGCCGATTCGCTCGAGATCGCGGCCGAGGACGCCGATGCGACCGCGGCCCGCGGCGCGGCCCAGTCGATGCCGAGCGGCCAGCAGGCCTACCGCCACCTCTTCGAGTACGTCGCCGACATGAAGCAGCTCGCCAAGCGCAATCCGAAGCTCGTGCGGATGTTCAAGCTCAAGAACAAGACGTACGAGGGCCGGCCGGTGATGGCGATCGAGATCGCCGCCAACGTCAAGCGCAAGGACGGGCGGCCCACCTTCCTCCAGATGGGTGCCCACCACGCTCGCGAGTGGCCCTCCTCCGAGCACGCGATCGAGTTCGCCTACCAGCTCGTCAACGGCTGGAAGTCCGGCGACAAGCGCATCAAGCGGCTGATGAAGCGCTCGCGGACGGTCGTCGTCCCGATCGTCAACCCCGACGGCTTCGAGACCTCGCGCGAGGCGCCGAGCGCGATGGACGACGGGCGCGACGAGGGCGATGGAAGCCCGGAGGAGCTCGCCAACCTGGCGCTGTTCCCGTACGAGTACCAGCGCAAGAACTGCCGTCTGACGAAGTCGGCCGAGGCGCCGGGCACGAAGCCGCGCAAGGGCGAGGGCAACTGCGCTCAGATGCCCGCGCTCGGCTTGTCGCAGTTCGGCGTCGACCCGAACCGCAACTACGGCGGCTTCTGGGGCGGCCCGGGCGCGACGCCGCCGGGTGGCACGCCCCCCGGTGACCTCGCCCAGGACTACCGCGGCCCCGGCCCGTTCTCGGAGCCCGAGACGCGGAACGTCAAGGCGCTGGTCTCGAAGCGTCAGGTGACGACGCTGATCACGAACCACACCTTCTCGGACCTCGTGCTGCGCCCGCCGGGGCTGCAGGCGGCCGGCAGGCCGATCGACGAGAAGGTCGCCAAGCGCCTCGGCGCCGCGATGGCGGCCGAGAACGGCTATCTCAACCTGCCGTCCTACAAGCTCTACGACACGACCGGCGGCACGGAGGACTGGTCCTACTACGCGACCGGCGGCCTCGGATACACGTTCGAGATCGGCTGCTCGAGCGGCGATCCGTCGACCGAGTGCCCCGGCTTCTTCCACCCCTCCTACGCCGACACCGTCGCGCAGTACAACGGCACGTCGCCGGAGTCGGGCAACGGTGACGGCAACCGCGAGGCCTACCTCAAGGCGCTCGCGTTCGCCGGCAAGCCGAAGGGCCACTCGGTGATCAAGGGCACCGCGCCGGCCGGAGCGAAGCTGACGCTCCAGAAGCGCTTCAAGACCCCGACCTCGCCGATCGAGCGCGCGAACGGCACGACCGGCAAGGTCCGCTACACGCGCGACCACCTGAAGACCAAGCTCAAGGTGCGTCGCTCGGGCCGGTTCGTCTGGGACGTCAATCCCTCGACCCGCCCGCTCGTCGCCAAGGAGCAGGGCCGCCGCGCGAAGGGCAAGCCCTCGAAGCCGAAGATGTTCTCCGGCTCGCCGGCCGACGCGCCGGTTCCGTGCCCCACCGCCGAGCTCAGCGGCCCGACGTGCTGGAGCGAGAACGCGTTCACGGTCCCGAGCGGCAAGCGGGTCGACAACTTCGGCGCCGAGATCCGCGCCGAATGGGCGAGCCCGTCGACCGACTGGGACATGGAGGTCTACCTCGACGGCAACGGCGACGGTGACTCCCAGGATGGAGCCGACAAGCTCGTCGGTTCGTCCGGCAACGGCGTGACGAGCGGCGACTCGACCTCCGAGGAGGTCAACGTCACCGCGCCGGTCCTCAAGGAGGGCGGCAAGTACGTCGTGCGGATGGTCAACTTCGCGGCGACCGAGCCCTACGAGGGCGAGATCAACTTCCGAGGCTCGCCGAAGTTCCGGCCGGCCAAGAAGGAGCGCTGGAAGCTGACCTGTCGCAGCGGCGGCGGCAAGTCGACGAGCCGCGTCTACGTGAAGCGCGGTCAGGTCAAGCGCGTGAACCTGCGCAGAGCCTGCGGCTGA
- a CDS encoding metal-sulfur cluster assembly factor, which yields MTENAAVTTEETVYDALEEVIDPELGLDFVSLGLVYDVDIEGPEVYVTFTLTTPACPIGPQVSEQMKEFVGELDGVDSVHPKMVFDPPWSPEMMSEDAKFALGF from the coding sequence ATGACGGAGAACGCCGCTGTCACCACCGAAGAGACCGTCTACGACGCGCTCGAGGAGGTCATCGACCCCGAGCTCGGGCTCGATTTCGTCTCGCTCGGACTCGTCTACGACGTCGACATCGAGGGCCCCGAGGTCTACGTGACCTTCACGCTGACGACGCCCGCCTGCCCGATCGGACCCCAGGTCTCCGAGCAGATGAAGGAGTTCGTCGGCGAGCTCGACGGAGTCGACTCAGTTCATCCGAAGATGGTCTTCGACCCGCCCTGGTCCCCGGAGATGATGTCCGAGGACGCCAAGTTCGCGCTCGGGTTCTAG
- a CDS encoding DUF2237 domain-containing protein, whose translation MGRDGDTNLVGGELQLCSNEPLTGFYRDGCCGTGPEDQGSHTVCAEVTAEFLEFSRLAGNDLSTPRPEFGFEGLKPGDRWCVCAPRWLEAHRAGVAPPIVLAATNARAADHVPLDLLLAAAKASGAEHD comes from the coding sequence ATCGGACGCGACGGTGACACGAACCTCGTCGGCGGCGAGCTCCAGCTCTGCTCGAACGAGCCGCTCACCGGCTTCTACCGCGACGGCTGCTGCGGTACCGGTCCCGAGGACCAGGGGAGCCACACGGTCTGCGCCGAGGTGACGGCCGAGTTCCTCGAGTTCTCGAGACTCGCCGGCAACGACCTCTCGACTCCGCGTCCCGAGTTCGGCTTCGAGGGCCTGAAGCCGGGCGACCGCTGGTGCGTCTGCGCGCCACGCTGGCTCGAGGCCCATCGCGCCGGCGTCGCCCCACCGATCGTCCTCGCCGCGACCAACGCGCGCGCCGCCGACCACGTGCCGTTGGACCTCCTGCTCGCCGCGGCGAAGGCGTCCGGTGCCGAACATGACTGA